Genomic DNA from bacterium:
CTGCCTCACATCCTGAATATGACTTTATCGGTATATACTACGATTAGTAAATCCTTACTCATCAGTTTTCCACTCTTAAGCAAAACGACTTAATTACTCTGCCTGGTTTTTCAAATTCGGAAAGGAAATTTTCCGATAAGAAAATTAGTTGTATTTGTTTTCGCGGATAGCTTCTAATTCCATTCTCAACTGTTTTGTATTCTTCACTACAATAGCACCCATATTATCTAACACATCCAGATAACCTTCAGCAGCTCTGCCGCCAACAACCATATTAACTCCCTGCGGTAAAATCTGGTAAAGCTTTTTTAGTTCAACTTTTAAATGTGGATCGTCGTTTGGATAAACAATGCTTAATGCAACAACTCTCGCTTCCAGATGAGATACGACCGCAGCAATCTCTTCCGCGGGTAAACCAGATCCAAGATAAATAACTTTCCATCCCGATGAAGCGGCAACAACTCCGGCAATTAATGCTCCTAGCTCATGTTCCTGGCCTAAAGGTGTTGCTGAAATAATCACGGGTGCCGAGCTGCCAATAGAATAAGATTCGAGCAAATTAAAAAGGAATGAGCGAACAACTGAAGAAGCAAGATGTTCGTTAGCAACTCTTATTTCACCTTCGTGCCAGAGATCGCCAACTTTATAGACAAGAGGAATTACAAGCTGTTCTATTAATATTGGTTGAGTTAATCTGGCAGAAGCATTCAATAAAATTGATTCCAGCTTTTTCGCATTGTAATTTTTGATTGCCTCTAAACACTCATTAAATATTTCATCAATATTTGTATCTGTTGCTGCAGATGAAAAACCATTTCGGTTTTCTATTACGCTTAGTCCCTCTTTAGAGAGAAGATTCTTCAACTCCGGCAAAGACAAATTTGCGATCCCGCCGATGTGGTGCCCCAGATGTAAAGCATCATTGAGCAATTTTAGTTTTTCTATGTCCTCTTCAGAATAGAGACGGCGATTGGTGTCCGTTCTGTCCGGTTCGACGACGTTATATCTCTTTTCCCAGGCTCTGATAACATGCACACTAAGCCCGGTCATTTGACTGACCACCTTTATAGGGTATTTATAGTTATTTGTCATATTCAAAATTACGAAATGTCTAATTTTTGTCCAAATTAACAGATTTATTAATAAAATATTTCTAAATTCACTCATTTCAACAAATTTGCCGATTTTTAGTTCCAAATTAGCTATTTATAATTTATGTACATAAAAGACTTGACAAATATTAGACAATATATTATATTTGTCTAAAAAATTTAGACAATTTATAAACACGCTAAAAAGAGGATAAAATGAACAACTTAAAAAATAATGAAGACAGCATATTTGTCAGCAACTTTAAAGATGAAGAGTTTATTCGCGAAGCAATGCCACACGAAAACGCATTATATAACTATGCACTCAAAATAGCAGGGAACTCAGATGATGCACAGGACCTGGTTCAGGAAACTTACTACAAGGCTTACAGACACTTTGATAAATTCCAGATAGGGACCAACAGCAAAGCTTGGATGTTCATGATTCTGAAAAACTCATTTATTAATGACTACAGAAAATCCAAGCGCGAGCCTTACAAATTAGATTACGAGCAGATACAAAACTTTTACGAGAACGTGAAATCAGATCGTGCCGAAGAAAATAATTTGGATAAAGAATTTTACAATGATCTTTTAGATGATGAACTTACTGCGGCAATTGACCAGTTACCGACCAAAATGAGGGAAGTGTTTCTTCTTTGTGATCTGGATGGAAACAGCTATGAAGAAACAGCTGAACTTGTTGGTTGTCCGGTTGGAACAGTAAGATCAAGATTGCATCGTGCGCGGCACATGCTTCAGGAAACATTAATGGACTACGCTAAAGACAAAGGCTTCTTAAACTAATTTAATACCATAAATCAAGGAGATATAAAATGAAAACTATCAAAATTCTATTAACGACAATTTTATTAATCGGGATA
This window encodes:
- a CDS encoding sigma-70 family RNA polymerase sigma factor, with amino-acid sequence MNNLKNNEDSIFVSNFKDEEFIREAMPHENALYNYALKIAGNSDDAQDLVQETYYKAYRHFDKFQIGTNSKAWMFMILKNSFINDYRKSKREPYKLDYEQIQNFYENVKSDRAEENNLDKEFYNDLLDDELTAAIDQLPTKMREVFLLCDLDGNSYEETAELVGCPVGTVRSRLHRARHMLQETLMDYAKDKGFLN
- a CDS encoding MerR family transcriptional regulator → MTGLSVHVIRAWEKRYNVVEPDRTDTNRRLYSEEDIEKLKLLNDALHLGHHIGGIANLSLPELKNLLSKEGLSVIENRNGFSSAATDTNIDEIFNECLEAIKNYNAKKLESILLNASARLTQPILIEQLVIPLVYKVGDLWHEGEIRVANEHLASSVVRSFLFNLLESYSIGSSAPVIISATPLGQEHELGALIAGVVAASSGWKVIYLGSGLPAEEIAAVVSHLEARVVALSIVYPNDDPHLKVELKKLYQILPQGVNMVVGGRAAEGYLDVLDNMGAIVVKNTKQLRMELEAIRENKYN